One Actinomyces respiraculi DNA window includes the following coding sequences:
- a CDS encoding DUF2318 domain-containing protein, with protein MLERFVSVVGGATLPFLLYAAAAVILAPALIEGWPRSSRWRLAGALVGTAGGIIFAALRALAIIHDRTGVTVPTLIVCVLADAALLTSVLLLARRPRWGAEGRLGAVAQVAACTALAAAFFRAVPEVVLQLAAFIEPGEEVVSSTMLLRVLGFVGAWACVAILSFLYYRAARRAPVVLTRASLAVFLTVVTAVHLLQLLRVLNGTQRIRITGTGFRLLSWAANNFEGAILLTAAAIWLVPLAVELARALGRAPAQANPARLRAVRAERRRSRRWVLASAGAFTLLVLTRTVAVAKLNEVPTLSEPEPYELAASGALIPTSLLADGHLHRFSYEATNGTQVRWIALLKNGGAYGVGLDACESCGPSGYYESDGKVICKRCDVAINPATVGFKGGCNPIPIEYTVEDGTMLIPTEVLEASAEVFA; from the coding sequence GTGCTCGAGCGATTCGTCTCCGTCGTCGGGGGAGCGACTCTGCCCTTCCTGCTCTACGCGGCCGCCGCCGTCATCCTCGCCCCCGCCCTCATTGAGGGTTGGCCTCGCAGCTCGCGCTGGCGCCTGGCCGGCGCCCTGGTCGGCACCGCCGGAGGCATCATCTTCGCCGCCCTGCGTGCGCTGGCCATCATCCACGACCGCACCGGCGTCACCGTGCCCACCCTCATCGTGTGCGTCCTGGCCGACGCCGCCCTGCTCACCAGTGTCCTGCTTCTGGCGCGCCGTCCCCGCTGGGGGGCCGAGGGTCGCCTTGGCGCCGTCGCCCAGGTGGCCGCCTGCACCGCCCTGGCCGCCGCCTTCTTCCGCGCCGTCCCGGAGGTCGTCCTCCAGCTCGCCGCCTTCATCGAGCCGGGCGAGGAGGTTGTCTCCTCCACCATGCTGCTGCGCGTGCTCGGCTTCGTCGGTGCCTGGGCCTGTGTCGCCATCCTGTCCTTCCTGTACTACCGCGCCGCGCGCCGCGCCCCCGTGGTCCTGACCCGGGCCAGCCTGGCCGTCTTCCTCACCGTCGTCACCGCCGTGCACCTGCTGCAGCTGTTGCGCGTGCTCAACGGCACCCAGCGCATCCGCATCACCGGCACCGGCTTCAGGCTCCTGTCCTGGGCCGCCAACAACTTCGAGGGCGCCATCCTGCTGACCGCCGCCGCCATCTGGCTCGTGCCCCTGGCTGTTGAGCTCGCCCGCGCCCTGGGCCGCGCCCCCGCGCAGGCCAACCCCGCCCGCCTGCGCGCCGTCAGGGCCGAGCGGCGCCGCTCACGGCGCTGGGTCCTGGCCTCCGCGGGCGCCTTCACCCTCCTCGTGCTCACCCGCACCGTCGCCGTCGCCAAGCTCAACGAGGTCCCCACCCTGTCCGAGCCGGAGCCCTACGAGCTCGCCGCCTCCGGCGCCCTCATCCCCACCAGCCTGCTGGCCGACGGCCACCTGCACCGCTTCTCCTACGAGGCCACCAACGGCACCCAGGTGCGGTGGATCGCCCTACTCAAGAACGGTGGGGCCTACGGCGTCGGGCTCGACGCCTGCGAGTCCTGCGGCCCCTCCGGCTACTACGAGTCCGACGGCAAGGTCATCTGCAAACGCTGCGACGTCGCCATCAATCCCGCCACCGTCGGCTTCAAGGGCGGCTGCAACCCGATCCCCATTGAGTACACGGTCGAGGACGGCACCATGCTCATCCCCACCGAGGTCCTGGAGGCCAGTGCCGAGGTGTTCGCCTGA
- a CDS encoding iron transporter, producing MRSLTLVSSLAALTLVGTLGLAACGSSQDNAPASDSTMAEGQMADGEAMDDGEAAFTEYPIGEDQEISSGGTPQINVALVYFQPVDMEPAGSSGLAASQSNFHIEADISALASNTLGYPEGSFIPGLTVTYKIVDAASGQVANNGAAEGTFMQMNASDGPHYGANIALPEDGTYNIIIGVSSPEEAGWVLHVDPETGVTGRFWEATELTWENWEYTVQEW from the coding sequence ATGCGTTCCCTCACGCTCGTCTCCTCTCTCGCAGCCCTCACCCTGGTCGGCACCCTGGGCCTGGCCGCCTGCGGCTCCTCCCAGGACAACGCCCCCGCCTCCGACTCCACCATGGCCGAGGGCCAGATGGCCGACGGCGAGGCAATGGACGACGGCGAGGCCGCCTTCACCGAGTACCCCATCGGCGAGGACCAGGAGATCTCCTCCGGTGGCACCCCGCAGATCAACGTCGCCCTCGTCTACTTCCAGCCGGTCGACATGGAGCCCGCCGGCTCCTCCGGCCTGGCCGCCTCCCAGTCCAACTTCCACATCGAGGCTGACATCTCCGCCCTGGCCAGCAACACGCTCGGCTACCCCGAGGGCTCCTTCATCCCCGGTCTGACCGTCACCTACAAGATCGTTGACGCCGCCTCCGGCCAGGTCGCCAACAACGGCGCCGCGGAGGGCACCTTCATGCAGATGAATGCGTCCGACGGCCCCCACTACGGCGCCAACATCGCCCTGCCCGAGGACGGCACCTACAACATCATCATCGGCGTCTCCTCCCCGGAGGAGGCCGGCTGGGTCCTGCACGTCGACCCTGAGACCGGTGTCACCGGCCGCTTCTGGGAGGCCACCGAACTGACCTGGGAGAACTGGGAGTACACCGTCCAGGAGTGGTGA
- a CDS encoding FTR1 family iron permease, giving the protein MRNTSHMPSQPQALVGSRSRTPSGQVSRAAVVLLAALMLLLSVLSPLGPRPTAAAAEADTDVDTWTQVVERISDELDTAIEEYAAGDYPGAAAAVLKAQNSGYIASNMRNVVTDTLGADASKPYTEAFTSLSSSAHSAGNDEALATGVADLVASLTEAATALDATEGLAGPRDYAQALATRIAEERAAIDASSTADTSGRGEHTWVEIATEMNELIDQGLAETLAGNGSAGAELVNEAYYGYYEKLGFEKKVMTISGDRVSLVESTFKNTRKAMIAGDAEAATQHAETLKGYLLEDARMLDGGAAEDISPLTAFLTGTFGQAFLILIREGLEALLVVAAVIAYLVQAGMRNRVRYVYLGVALALIASGVVAALFSALFSSASAYQEALEGVVAIIAMLMLLFTSNWMLSKSSVASWNRYIKDKTEASVSAGGFWGLVSLSFLAVFREGAETVLFYQALFGIDPTAGASIWQGFATAVAVLLVIFLLIRYTSVKIPLRPFFAVTSFLMALLVIVFAGGGAHSLLEGDIIPATYLEGVPTYDVLGFYPYVETIGFQVVMVAVVLVLSLVSVMRHRRADRADRAAKDA; this is encoded by the coding sequence GTGAGGAACACCAGCCACATGCCCTCCCAGCCCCAGGCCCTCGTCGGCTCGCGCTCCCGCACGCCCAGTGGACAGGTGAGCAGGGCCGCCGTCGTCCTCCTCGCCGCCCTCATGCTGCTCCTGAGTGTGCTCAGCCCGCTTGGCCCGCGCCCCACGGCTGCCGCTGCCGAGGCCGACACCGACGTCGACACCTGGACCCAGGTCGTCGAGCGCATCTCCGACGAGCTCGACACCGCGATCGAGGAGTACGCAGCCGGCGACTACCCGGGTGCCGCCGCTGCCGTTCTCAAGGCGCAGAACTCGGGCTATATCGCCTCCAACATGCGCAACGTCGTCACCGACACCCTCGGCGCCGACGCCTCCAAGCCGTACACAGAGGCCTTCACCTCCCTGAGTTCTTCCGCCCACTCCGCAGGCAACGACGAAGCACTGGCCACCGGCGTGGCCGACCTCGTCGCTTCACTCACCGAGGCCGCCACCGCACTCGACGCCACCGAAGGTCTGGCCGGCCCTCGGGACTACGCCCAGGCCCTGGCCACGCGGATCGCCGAGGAGCGCGCCGCCATCGACGCCAGCTCCACCGCGGACACGTCCGGGCGAGGCGAGCACACCTGGGTTGAGATCGCCACCGAGATGAACGAGCTCATCGACCAGGGCCTGGCCGAGACCCTTGCGGGCAACGGCAGTGCCGGGGCCGAGCTCGTCAACGAGGCCTACTACGGCTACTACGAGAAGCTCGGCTTCGAGAAGAAGGTCATGACGATCTCCGGGGACCGGGTCTCACTCGTGGAGTCCACCTTCAAGAACACCCGCAAGGCCATGATCGCCGGCGACGCCGAGGCGGCCACCCAGCACGCCGAGACCCTCAAGGGCTACCTCCTTGAGGACGCCCGGATGCTCGACGGCGGCGCCGCCGAGGACATCAGCCCCCTCACGGCCTTCCTCACCGGCACCTTCGGCCAGGCCTTCCTCATCCTCATCCGCGAGGGGCTCGAGGCCCTCCTCGTCGTGGCCGCCGTCATCGCCTACCTCGTCCAGGCGGGGATGAGGAACCGGGTGAGGTACGTCTACCTCGGCGTGGCCCTGGCCCTCATCGCCTCCGGCGTCGTCGCCGCCCTGTTCTCCGCCCTGTTCAGCTCCGCCTCCGCCTACCAGGAGGCCCTGGAGGGCGTGGTCGCGATCATCGCGATGCTCATGCTCCTGTTCACCTCGAACTGGATGCTCTCGAAGTCCTCGGTGGCCTCGTGGAACCGTTACATCAAGGACAAGACCGAGGCCTCCGTCTCCGCGGGCGGGTTCTGGGGCCTGGTGTCCCTGTCCTTCCTCGCCGTCTTCCGCGAAGGGGCCGAGACCGTCCTGTTCTACCAGGCGCTGTTCGGCATCGACCCCACCGCCGGCGCCAGCATCTGGCAGGGGTTCGCCACCGCCGTGGCCGTCCTGCTCGTCATCTTCCTGCTCATCCGCTACACGAGCGTCAAGATCCCCCTGCGGCCCTTCTTCGCCGTCACGTCCTTCCTCATGGCACTGCTCGTCATCGTCTTCGCAGGCGGCGGTGCCCACTCGCTCCTCGAGGGCGACATCATCCCCGCCACCTACCTCGAAGGCGTGCCCACCTACGACGTCCTCGGCTTCTATCCCTACGTCGAGACCATCGGCTTCCAGGTCGTCATGGTCGCCGTCGTCCTGGTCCTGTCCCTCGTCTCGGTCATGCGTCACCGCCGTGCCGACCGTGCTGACCGTGCCGCCAAGGACGCCTGA
- a CDS encoding FAD:protein FMN transferase, with the protein MRPSPDPLPRPDARPWTQVWRTPATGTTWRVLTHEPLPPALREELVALIDAYEEVFSRFRPGSLVSRAAAGRSDTGPITLDLPAGSARMLDLYDRLHAATAGRLDPLVGSDLVALGYDESCTFVVQDGALARLGAAGGRPVWGRDAHHDGDRLTLERPALMDVGAVGKGALVDLVGQALEAAGVEQYVVDGSGDLLVRSEQPVRLGLEEPRAAGDHPTATPRVSGVIGVVELRRGALCASGSYRRTWGPGLHHLLDAVTGLPVGGERVPVATWAIAEDAATADGLATALFLTEPAVLAAAGFRYDFALLRGDGTAAVSRGLTALPGELFTA; encoded by the coding sequence ATGCGCCCCTCCCCCGACCCACTGCCCCGGCCGGACGCGCGCCCCTGGACACAGGTGTGGCGAACGCCCGCCACCGGCACCACCTGGCGGGTGCTCACCCACGAGCCACTGCCCCCTGCGCTACGCGAAGAGCTTGTCGCGCTCATCGACGCCTACGAGGAGGTCTTCTCCCGCTTCAGGCCCGGCTCCCTCGTGAGTCGGGCCGCGGCGGGCCGGAGCGACACCGGGCCGATCACCCTCGACCTGCCGGCGGGCTCCGCCCGGATGCTCGACCTCTACGACCGGCTTCACGCGGCCACCGCCGGACGCCTGGACCCGCTCGTGGGCTCCGACCTCGTGGCCCTGGGCTACGACGAGTCCTGCACCTTCGTCGTGCAGGACGGCGCACTCGCACGCCTGGGCGCTGCGGGGGGACGTCCCGTGTGGGGCCGCGATGCCCACCACGACGGCGACCGGCTCACGCTTGAGCGACCGGCACTCATGGACGTGGGCGCTGTCGGTAAGGGAGCCCTCGTCGACCTCGTGGGACAGGCGCTTGAGGCGGCCGGGGTGGAGCAGTACGTGGTCGATGGCTCGGGGGACCTGCTCGTGCGCTCCGAGCAGCCCGTGCGCCTGGGTCTGGAGGAGCCGAGAGCGGCCGGGGACCACCCCACCGCCACCCCGCGCGTCAGCGGCGTCATTGGTGTCGTCGAGCTCAGGCGCGGAGCGCTATGCGCCTCGGGCAGCTACCGGCGGACCTGGGGACCGGGCCTGCACCACCTGCTCGACGCCGTCACCGGGCTGCCGGTCGGCGGCGAGCGCGTGCCGGTGGCGACCTGGGCTATCGCCGAGGACGCCGCCACCGCGGACGGCCTGGCCACCGCCCTGTTCCTCACGGAGCCCGCCGTGCTGGCCGCCGCGGGCTTCCGTTACGACTTCGCCCTGCTGCGCGGCGACGGCACGGCCGCCGTCTCGCGGGGCTTGACGGCGCTGCCCGGCGAGCTCTTCACAGCCTGA
- a CDS encoding ABC transporter ATP-binding protein — protein MSTTTPTTAPAPEVPGLHLEGLTKSFRRKRVLDSLDLTAWPGRVYALLGPNGAGKSTTLSIALGLMRPEVGSVAILGRPFDRSCLAHIGASINGPSFFPRLSAHRNLAVHAHLTGTDLDVIDPLLRRVGLGDAGRTRAGSFSTGMKVRLALAMALLTDPEVLILDEPQNGLDPQGVIELRDLLRSLAHSGRTVVVSSHQLGEMARMADDVGVLNRGRLAYEGPLQGLADPDDGVGLENAYLALVTGAGVQR, from the coding sequence ATGAGCACCACGACACCCACCACCGCCCCCGCACCTGAGGTCCCCGGCCTGCACCTGGAAGGCCTGACGAAGTCCTTTCGCCGCAAGCGGGTCCTTGACAGTCTCGACCTCACCGCCTGGCCCGGACGCGTCTACGCCCTCTTGGGACCCAACGGCGCCGGAAAGTCCACCACCCTGTCCATCGCGCTGGGGCTCATGCGGCCCGAGGTTGGCAGCGTAGCGATCCTCGGCCGGCCCTTCGACCGCAGCTGCCTGGCGCATATCGGCGCCTCCATCAACGGCCCCTCCTTCTTCCCCAGGCTCAGCGCCCACCGCAACCTCGCCGTCCACGCCCACCTGACCGGTACCGACCTGGACGTTATCGACCCACTGCTGAGGCGGGTCGGGCTCGGCGATGCCGGCCGCACGCGCGCAGGCTCCTTCTCCACCGGCATGAAGGTGCGCCTCGCCCTGGCCATGGCGCTGCTGACCGACCCAGAGGTCCTCATCCTGGACGAGCCCCAGAACGGGCTCGACCCGCAAGGCGTCATCGAACTGCGCGACCTCCTGCGATCCCTGGCGCACTCCGGGCGCACCGTCGTCGTCTCCAGCCACCAGCTGGGCGAGATGGCTCGCATGGCCGACGACGTCGGTGTCCTGAACCGCGGACGACTGGCCTACGAGGGCCCCCTGCAGGGCCTGGCCGACCCCGACGACGGCGTCGGCCTCGAGAACGCCTACCTGGCACTGGTCACCGGGGCAGGGGTGCAGCGATGA
- a CDS encoding response regulator transcription factor: MTDTRLPVRVVVVDDQELVRISFEMLLAAQPDIEVVGSADDGAAALTVLRSVAPDGAADCVLMDLRMPVLDGASAIRVLRADPELATTRVLVLTTFDDEELVLEALRAGADGYLLKDTSPQVLLEAVRAVAAGGSWLDPAVTGTVLAQLGQGGAQDSAATGAVTASGRDLGPAPADAAADTVAAAGTRALAEPLTLREEEVLALVCEGLSNTAVGERLHLAESTVKTHVRSLLGKTGCTNRVELIVHAYRHGMVAPAPDNALPH; this comes from the coding sequence ATGACTGACACCCGCCTGCCGGTTCGCGTGGTCGTCGTCGACGACCAGGAGCTTGTGCGTATCTCCTTCGAGATGCTGCTGGCGGCCCAACCGGACATCGAGGTGGTGGGCAGTGCCGACGACGGCGCGGCTGCGCTCACGGTGCTGCGGTCAGTGGCCCCGGACGGCGCCGCCGATTGTGTCCTCATGGACCTGCGCATGCCCGTCCTGGACGGGGCGAGCGCCATCCGGGTCCTGCGCGCCGACCCGGAGCTGGCCACCACCCGGGTGCTAGTGCTCACCACCTTCGACGACGAGGAGCTCGTCCTGGAGGCACTGCGGGCCGGTGCCGACGGTTACCTGCTCAAGGACACCTCGCCGCAGGTGCTGCTTGAGGCGGTGCGCGCCGTCGCCGCCGGTGGTTCCTGGCTGGACCCGGCGGTCACCGGCACGGTGCTGGCCCAGCTGGGTCAGGGCGGAGCGCAGGACTCGGCCGCCACAGGGGCCGTCACCGCCTCGGGGCGAGACCTGGGCCCTGCGCCCGCCGATGCCGCTGCGGATACCGTGGCCGCCGCGGGCACCCGGGCCCTGGCCGAGCCCTTGACCCTGCGCGAGGAGGAGGTCCTGGCCCTCGTGTGTGAAGGACTGTCCAACACCGCCGTCGGCGAGCGCCTGCACCTGGCCGAGTCCACCGTCAAGACCCACGTGCGGTCCCTGCTGGGCAAGACCGGCTGCACCAACCGGGTTGAGCTCATCGTCCACGCCTACCGCCACGGCATGGTCGCACCGGCACCCGACAACGCGCTGCCTCACTGA
- a CDS encoding sensor histidine kinase — MADVLLAAACLLVASVSLSFLSRFGLHAVYVADLLIGWVIAAAQPWRRARLRASALVTAAGLAAYAVLTFLSPVSLGISPLALTALTTLHACLRWDPDPRWGRGAVAAALLGCLVNPVNMMLLGRHRLTEQTLASATVDLLVSCTLSATVCLLAVVLVTVDALRRRQAAQARAYERQAVRRRAVDEERLRLARELHDVIGHSLTAVKVRAGTALALDDPGTHRAALVDVERTAAASLEEVRELVRVLRAPGEGALAPADLGAVHEALAAVRAAGLEVEADLPAAAALSALGQGWGVHQRLAVLRCAQEALTNALRHGNGQAAFRVWEADGACRLTIVNGLPAPAGPAEPGSGLNGLAERVRLVGGVLSADVVPGPEGARFVLDVTVPVTIRRKEHHD; from the coding sequence GTGGCGGATGTGCTCCTGGCAGCCGCCTGCCTGCTCGTGGCCTCCGTCTCCCTCAGCTTCCTCAGCCGCTTCGGCCTCCATGCCGTCTACGTCGCCGACCTCCTCATCGGATGGGTCATCGCCGCCGCCCAGCCCTGGCGCCGTGCCCGCCTGCGGGCCAGTGCCCTCGTCACCGCGGCGGGCCTGGCCGCCTATGCGGTGCTCACCTTCCTCTCACCGGTGTCGCTGGGAATCTCGCCGCTGGCCCTGACCGCCCTGACGACGCTGCACGCCTGCCTGCGCTGGGACCCCGACCCGCGCTGGGGCCGTGGGGCGGTGGCTGCAGCGCTACTCGGCTGCCTCGTCAACCCGGTCAACATGATGCTGCTGGGTCGTCACCGCCTCACCGAGCAGACGCTCGCCTCCGCCACCGTGGACCTGCTCGTCTCCTGCACTCTGAGCGCCACGGTGTGCCTGCTCGCCGTCGTGCTCGTTACCGTTGACGCCCTCAGGCGCCGCCAGGCGGCCCAGGCCAGGGCTTACGAGCGTCAAGCCGTGCGCCGACGGGCCGTGGACGAGGAGCGGCTGCGCCTGGCCCGCGAGCTCCACGACGTCATCGGCCACTCGCTGACCGCCGTCAAGGTCCGTGCGGGCACGGCCCTGGCCCTCGATGACCCGGGCACCCACCGCGCCGCGCTGGTCGACGTCGAGCGGACGGCGGCCGCCTCCCTTGAGGAGGTGCGTGAGCTCGTGCGCGTGCTCAGGGCTCCGGGTGAGGGTGCGCTCGCCCCGGCGGACCTCGGTGCCGTTCACGAGGCGCTGGCCGCCGTGCGGGCCGCCGGACTGGAGGTCGAGGCGGACTTGCCCGCGGCTGCCGCCCTGTCCGCGCTGGGGCAGGGCTGGGGCGTCCACCAGCGCCTGGCGGTGCTGCGCTGCGCCCAGGAGGCGCTGACCAACGCCCTGCGCCACGGCAATGGACAGGCCGCCTTCCGCGTGTGGGAGGCCGACGGCGCCTGCCGGCTCACCATCGTCAATGGCCTGCCGGCACCAGCCGGGCCCGCGGAGCCCGGCAGTGGCCTCAACGGTCTGGCCGAGCGGGTCAGGCTTGTGGGCGGTGTACTGAGTGCCGACGTCGTGCCCGGACCCGAGGGCGCGCGCTTCGTCCTCGACGTCACCGTCCCCGTCACCATCCGCAGGAAGGAGCACCATGACTGA
- a CDS encoding LuxR C-terminal-related transcriptional regulator, with translation MRILLADDAALLREGIAGLLAAAGHEVVAQVADADALRAEVTRLAQVGAPPDVVVTDVRMPPTGTDDGLRAAVDLRAAHPGLPVVVLSAYVAGPYLRDLLGSATTSDGGGGAVGYLLKERVGRVDDFLRSLDVVAAGGVVIDPEVLATLMGAARPATPVGAGAPASGGDAERVRRLTEREREVLALMAEGLSNTQVAERLVLSDGAVAKHVANILAKLDLPPGEDTRRVRAVLTWLRATA, from the coding sequence ATGAGGATCCTGCTCGCCGACGACGCCGCCCTCCTGCGCGAGGGCATCGCCGGCCTGCTGGCCGCTGCCGGGCACGAGGTCGTCGCCCAGGTCGCCGACGCCGACGCCCTGCGCGCCGAGGTCACCCGCCTGGCCCAGGTGGGAGCGCCGCCCGACGTCGTCGTCACCGACGTGCGCATGCCGCCCACCGGCACCGACGACGGCCTGCGCGCCGCCGTCGACCTGCGTGCCGCCCACCCGGGGCTGCCCGTCGTCGTCCTGTCCGCCTACGTCGCCGGCCCCTACCTGCGTGACCTGCTCGGCTCGGCCACCACCTCGGACGGTGGTGGCGGGGCCGTGGGCTATCTGCTCAAGGAGCGGGTCGGGCGCGTGGACGACTTCCTGCGCAGTCTCGACGTCGTCGCCGCCGGGGGCGTCGTCATCGACCCCGAGGTCCTGGCCACCCTCATGGGCGCAGCCCGGCCCGCCACCCCGGTGGGTGCAGGCGCCCCGGCGTCGGGCGGGGACGCCGAGCGGGTCCGGCGGCTGACCGAGCGCGAGCGCGAGGTCCTGGCACTCATGGCGGAGGGCCTGTCCAACACCCAGGTGGCCGAGCGCCTGGTCCTGTCCGACGGCGCCGTCGCCAAGCACGTGGCCAATATCCTGGCCAAGCTCGACCTGCCGCCCGGTGAGGACACCCGCCGTGTGAGGGCGGTCCTCACCTGGCTGCGCGCCACCGCATGA
- a CDS encoding sensor histidine kinase has translation MSRTVPAASPAVLPTAPGPRPAHPRRPWLHATVVVLAELAHAAAFLPLVALGIFLLLLFPLTLPLAAELERACARMAGATAPSSRLPGHRLWPWLVSRAGQSGFWVRDLPLVVVGLVLSAPSFFIAVSGGTLSAILVALPFQVSAEDPLEVRLVAWSVEIGSPRQGWWLPILGVACFAVTAALLYVLGRLRTRLTQTLSDSSQEERLATLSAEVGHLTVGRATLVDAFDAERARIERDLHDGVQQDLVALTMGLGMTRVRVLSLAEDGQTGALREALLSDLEAAQDRAEAALRALRDTVHGIRPAILTERGLGPALHDLVGRAPLPTSVSVTGAEEHLAALSSPVATAVYFAVCEALTNAARHAGAQARATVRLDVSAEGLLAVVTDDGCGGADPTAAGSTGLAGMSQRLESVGGRLAVDSAPGAGTRLTITAPLTPPWADSTESTDSTGSTERTVGPHPASHPARTTLG, from the coding sequence ATGTCTCGCACCGTCCCGGCAGCCTCCCCGGCAGTACTGCCCACGGCCCCCGGCCCGCGTCCCGCGCACCCGCGCCGCCCGTGGCTGCACGCCACGGTGGTGGTCCTGGCCGAGCTCGCGCACGCTGCGGCCTTCCTCCCGCTGGTGGCGCTGGGGATCTTCCTCCTCCTGCTCTTCCCCCTCACCCTGCCCCTGGCCGCCGAGCTTGAGCGGGCCTGTGCTCGGATGGCGGGAGCCACCGCCCCCTCCTCCAGGCTGCCGGGCCACAGGCTCTGGCCGTGGCTCGTCTCCCGTGCGGGGCAATCGGGCTTCTGGGTGCGTGACCTGCCGCTCGTCGTCGTGGGTCTCGTGCTGAGCGCCCCCAGCTTCTTCATCGCCGTCAGCGGCGGGACCCTGTCCGCGATCCTCGTCGCCCTGCCGTTTCAGGTCTCCGCCGAGGACCCGCTTGAGGTCCGTCTGGTCGCCTGGTCCGTCGAGATCGGCTCGCCCCGGCAGGGCTGGTGGCTGCCGATCCTGGGGGTCGCCTGCTTCGCGGTAACCGCCGCCCTGCTCTACGTACTGGGGCGCCTGCGCACACGCCTGACCCAGACGCTGTCCGACTCCTCGCAGGAGGAGCGCCTGGCCACCCTCAGCGCCGAGGTCGGCCACCTCACCGTCGGGCGCGCCACCCTTGTGGACGCCTTCGACGCCGAGCGTGCGCGCATCGAGCGGGACTTGCACGACGGCGTCCAGCAGGACCTCGTCGCGCTCACCATGGGCCTGGGCATGACGCGGGTGCGCGTGCTCTCACTCGCCGAGGACGGGCAGACCGGGGCCCTGCGCGAGGCCCTGCTCTCCGACCTCGAGGCGGCCCAGGACCGGGCGGAGGCCGCACTGCGGGCCCTGCGTGACACCGTCCACGGCATCCGCCCCGCCATCCTCACCGAGCGCGGGCTGGGCCCGGCCCTGCATGACCTGGTGGGCCGTGCGCCCCTGCCCACCAGCGTGAGCGTCACGGGAGCCGAGGAGCACCTGGCGGCCCTGAGCTCGCCGGTGGCCACCGCCGTCTACTTCGCCGTCTGCGAGGCCCTGACCAATGCCGCCCGGCACGCCGGTGCCCAGGCCAGGGCCACCGTGCGGCTCGACGTCAGCGCCGAGGGGCTGCTCGCCGTCGTCACCGACGACGGGTGTGGCGGCGCCGACCCGACGGCGGCGGGCTCGACCGGCCTGGCCGGCATGTCCCAGCGCCTGGAGTCCGTCGGCGGGCGCCTCGCCGTCGACTCCGCGCCCGGAGCGGGCACCCGCCTGACCATCACCGCCCCACTCACCCCGCCCTGGGCTGACAGCACTGAGAGCACTGACAGCACTGGAAGCACTGAGCGCACAGTGGGGCCCCACCCTGCGAGCCACCCCGCACGCACAACCCTTGGCTGA
- a CDS encoding ABC transporter ATP-binding protein has protein sequence MNTTSASPPSPSAGVPALECRNLSRVYPLPGRRRQGVTAVSSVSLALAAGSFTSLVGASGCGKSTLLACLAGLDRPTQGTVSVLGRRTTGLSPRAAARLRAEHVGFVFQEDNLVTALSARENVALPGRLRRRPLSRAQVSEALARVGLSAQASQLPHELSGGERQRVAIARVLASRPAVVFADEPTAALDAGAAAAVLDWLAELTAAGTAVLMVTHDAAAAARAGRVLVMDAGRVIGQLPGGDPGAVSDAVLAARAGGGR, from the coding sequence ATGAACACCACGTCGGCTTCTCCCCCATCCCCGTCCGCGGGCGTCCCGGCCCTGGAGTGCAGGAACCTCAGCCGGGTCTACCCCCTGCCCGGGCGGCGCCGTCAGGGCGTGACGGCCGTCAGTTCGGTGAGCCTGGCACTTGCGGCCGGGTCCTTCACCTCGCTCGTGGGAGCCTCGGGCTGCGGCAAGTCCACGCTCCTGGCCTGCCTGGCGGGACTGGACCGCCCCACCCAGGGCACCGTCAGCGTGCTCGGCCGCCGGACCACGGGGCTCAGCCCGCGCGCTGCCGCACGCCTGCGCGCCGAGCACGTCGGTTTCGTCTTCCAGGAGGACAACCTCGTCACGGCGCTGTCGGCACGCGAGAACGTCGCCCTGCCCGGGCGGCTGCGGCGCCGGCCCCTGAGCCGGGCGCAGGTCAGCGAGGCCCTTGCGCGCGTCGGCCTGTCCGCCCAGGCCTCGCAGCTGCCCCATGAGCTCAGCGGGGGCGAGCGCCAGCGGGTCGCCATCGCCCGGGTGCTGGCCTCACGGCCCGCCGTCGTCTTCGCCGACGAGCCCACCGCGGCCCTGGACGCAGGGGCTGCGGCGGCGGTCCTCGACTGGCTCGCCGAGCTCACCGCTGCGGGCACCGCCGTCCTCATGGTTACCCATGACGCCGCGGCCGCGGCCCGAGCCGGGCGGGTCCTCGTCATGGACGCCGGGCGCGTCATCGGGCAGCTTCCCGGCGGGGACCCCGGCGCCGTGTCCGACGCCGTCCTGGCCGCACGGGCGGGAGGTGGTCGCTGA